The sequence CAGTGGTCCCTGAGGGCGTTCGCCGACTGTGAGGCGATCGACCGCGTCGTGCTGGTCATCCGCGACGAGGACCGCCCGCGCATCGACGCCCTGCTCCGCGACACCGGCCTCGCCGCCAGCGTGCGCACCGTGGTCGGGGGTGCGAACCGGCAGGCGAGCGAGCGCGCCGGGCTCGAGGCGATTGCCGGGGACATCGACAGCGGCGCCGTCGACACCGTCGCCATCCATGACAGCGCCCGTCCCTTCGTCACCACGGGGCTCATCGGCCGCGTCGTTGCATCCGCACGTCGGGTGGGTGGCGCCGTGCCGGTCCTCGAGCTCGGCGACGGCGTCTACCGCGCGACGCCCGATGGGCGCCTCGTTCTCCAGGCGCGCGATCTGCACCGGGTCCAGACGCCGCAGGCGTTCCGGTCCCGGGCGCTGCTCGAGGCGTATCGGGCAGCGTCGCACCAGGGGTTCGCGGGTGTCGACACCGTGGAGACCGTCGCCCGCTACACCGACCTGCAGATCGCCGCCGAGCCCGGCGACACCGACAACCTCAAGGTGACCTTCGCGGCCGATCTCGCAACCGCGGAACGCATCGCCGCCGAGCGCGAACGGGGCGTCAGCCGCCACCCGGCGCGATGACCGCCATGAGCACCGGCGAGCTCGACGCGGCGGCGTCGGGCGAGCCGATCACATCGAGCTCGAGTGCCGCGAGAAGGCCGAGCACGACCAGCAGCAGAACGATCAGCACGATCCGCAACGTGCGCCGGGGAGCGGGTTCGAACTCGGCGACGTCGTCGGCCGCCGAGACGGCGACCGGACGCGCCGACGACACCTCGCGCGCCGGGCGCCGGCGACCGCACCGTCCGGCCTCGAGCAGCAGGGTCCGGCAGTTGTCGTACCGCTCTTCGGGATCCTTGGACAGCGCGCGGGCGAAGAGCGCGTCCCAGCGGTCGTCGAGATCCTGCCGCAGCTCGGTGATCGGCCGCGCCTGGCCGAACAGGTGCGCACCGAACAGATCGTTGTTGGTCTCACCCTGGTACGGCGTGGTCGCTGTCAGTGCGGTGTACAGGATGCAGGCCAGCGCGTACTGGTCCGATGCGGGACCCGCCGGCTGACCCTGCAGTTGCTCGGGAGCGACGAACAGCAGGTCGGGAGCCGCGGGGTCGTCCTCGACCCCCTGGAGCACCGGTCCCAGCAGATGGCTCGTCCCGAAGCCTGTCACGGCCGCGCTGGGTGGCACCCGGCTGCCCGGGCGACGTCTGATCCACACCGACGGCAGTCCGACAGTGCCGTGCACGATGCCATGGTGATGGATCGCGTCGAGCGCCTCGGCCAACTGCCCACCCAGCCGCAGCGCGTCGTCGATGTCGAGCGGCGCCGCCTCCAGCAGCAGGTCGCCCAGAGACACCCCGTCCCGCCAGGTGGTCGCCGCGTACGGAGTGCCTCCGACGGTGCCCTGGTCGACGACGGTCAGCAGGTGCGGGTGCGCCACAGCGGACACGCGGCGGTTCACGTGCAGGAACCCCTTCACCGCACGTGCGTGCCCGGCAACCGCGTCGTCGACGACGCGGAGCGCCACCGGGGTGCCCACGTCGTCGATCGCCCGGTAGGTGGTGGTCGTCAGGTCGGACCCGACCACCGACTGCAGGGTGTACGTACCGAGCGACGTCGGTTCCGGCAGCGGCTGCTGTGGCACGGCGCTCACGCGGTCCCCTCCGACCTCTCCGACCTCGGGGTGCAGCCGCGGGCACACGACGGGGACCGCCCGCCGAGGTCACGGCGTCGCCTCACGGACGTGTCCCCGTCGGGCGGCGCGACGGCGCTCATCCGCCGTACCGTTGTCACCCCGTCCACCGACCCTCCCTCAGGGTTGCATCCCTACGACCACCACGACCCGTTCCGCTCGTGGACGTGGCGGTCATGACAACAGAACCCACACCACGACAGCTGTCACGACCATGACGACGAAGAACATCGCGACCAGCGCTCCCGAGGGGCGCCACACTTCCGACGGTTCGAGCTCGGGCCGGTCGCGGAGCACATCCGAGAGCAGTGGGACGTCGTCGTTGGCGCCCGTGGTGCCGGTCTTGACATCCCGCACGTCGGCCGACCCTGGCCGTGCGCCGGATTCGTTCCCAGTTGTAGGGTACGTCATGTCAGGCGTGGACCGGACATGAGTCGAAGAGTTGTCATCACCTCGTGACGGGCTACCCGTCCTTGCGGACATCAGACGCCGACCATTGGACAGGGCGTCGTCCGCGTCCGCCGGCTCGTCGCCACCGCTGCGAGCGGGCAGCGCGATGATCCGTTGCCCGTCCGCGGTGTAGCTGATCCCCGCGTCGTCGGCGGCGTCCGCCGGAGCCGACGCGGCGCGGGTGACGGGCAGAGCCGGTCCGTCCGCGTCGTACTCGCGGTCGTCGCCACCGGGCGACGTCGGCACGTCGTCAGCCGGGGGCGGGGACACCGACGGATCGGCCCCATCGGAGGCGGACGGCGGCCCCACCGACTGCGCCGCATCGTCAGCCGGCGGCGGCCACAGGTCGTCGTCCCGGCCGTCCGTTGCCGTCGGTGGTGGGTCGGTGTCGTGCCGGGAGCTCAACGAGGGGTCGCCAGCAGGCGCACCCGCCTCCGGCTCGACACCCTCGGCTGCTTCGAGATCGTGCACCCAGGGGTGCGCCACCGTCTCCCGGCGCCGCACGTCGGCGCGTCTCCGGTTCTCGGCGCTCCGCCTGGCGCGCTCCAGATCGG comes from Euzebyales bacterium and encodes:
- a CDS encoding serine/threonine-protein kinase is translated as MSAVPQQPLPEPTSLGTYTLQSVVGSDLTTTTYRAIDDVGTPVALRVVDDAVAGHARAVKGFLHVNRRVSAVAHPHLLTVVDQGTVGGTPYAATTWRDGVSLGDLLLEAAPLDIDDALRLGGQLAEALDAIHHHGIVHGTVGLPSVWIRRRPGSRVPPSAAVTGFGTSHLLGPVLQGVEDDPAAPDLLFVAPEQLQGQPAGPASDQYALACILYTALTATTPYQGETNNDLFGAHLFGQARPITELRQDLDDRWDALFARALSKDPEERYDNCRTLLLEAGRCGRRRPAREVSSARPVAVSAADDVAEFEPAPRRTLRIVLIVLLLVVLGLLAALELDVIGSPDAAASSSPVLMAVIAPGGG
- a CDS encoding IspD/TarI family cytidylyltransferase yields the protein MGAAAILLAGGSGTRMRRADTKVFATVGGRPLLQWSLRAFADCEAIDRVVLVIRDEDRPRIDALLRDTGLAASVRTVVGGANRQASERAGLEAIAGDIDSGAVDTVAIHDSARPFVTTGLIGRVVASARRVGGAVPVLELGDGVYRATPDGRLVLQARDLHRVQTPQAFRSRALLEAYRAASHQGFAGVDTVETVARYTDLQIAAEPGDTDNLKVTFAADLATAERIAAERERGVSRHPAR